Proteins from a genomic interval of Leptospira hartskeerlii:
- a CDS encoding aminopeptidase, translated as MQSDSTHLLPNGKNRRLGFFSGIPVLFFLFFSGQGCIPYLFHLGKEQAKILLQRKAIQEVLADPEVSESTKIKLKEVEKIREFGIQELALSPEGGFKSFVQLDRSAIGWHVSACHPLRFESYTWWFPIAGTVPYKGYFSLEKAKEEEQSLKDQGFDTRIRITAGYSTLGWFEDPLFSSQLYEDPGDLASIVIHEMAHATVYFPGDSLFNESYASFVEDVGSDEYVLKIGGPKLLEERKRSEEETKLYKNIIIETANLLKATYTEGGTEDTLRKKKTEIISNFRRKLLQTKWTKINSKKLAERNWNNEDFIGMLRYNSGTGYFTKRFLEVGKDFGKFHEEMRKLKEKSAEERKALLEFQQE; from the coding sequence ATGCAATCAGACTCAACCCACCTTCTACCTAACGGAAAGAATCGTCGACTCGGATTCTTTTCCGGGATACCTGTTTTGTTTTTTCTATTCTTTTCCGGCCAAGGATGTATACCCTACCTCTTTCATCTCGGAAAAGAACAGGCAAAGATACTTCTACAAAGAAAAGCAATCCAAGAAGTTTTGGCTGATCCTGAAGTATCGGAATCTACCAAAATAAAATTAAAGGAAGTGGAGAAGATCAGAGAATTCGGGATCCAAGAATTAGCGCTCTCACCTGAAGGTGGATTCAAAAGTTTCGTTCAATTGGATAGATCGGCAATCGGTTGGCATGTAAGCGCCTGCCATCCACTCCGATTCGAATCTTATACTTGGTGGTTTCCGATCGCGGGTACGGTTCCTTACAAAGGATACTTCTCATTAGAAAAAGCGAAAGAAGAAGAACAATCCCTCAAAGATCAAGGCTTCGACACAAGAATAAGGATCACAGCAGGATATTCCACTTTGGGATGGTTTGAAGATCCATTATTCTCTTCTCAACTTTATGAAGACCCAGGAGATTTAGCTTCCATAGTCATCCACGAAATGGCGCATGCTACAGTTTACTTTCCGGGAGATTCTTTATTTAACGAAAGTTATGCGAGTTTTGTAGAAGACGTCGGATCGGACGAATATGTCCTAAAGATCGGCGGCCCAAAACTATTAGAAGAAAGAAAAAGATCCGAAGAAGAAACAAAACTTTATAAAAATATAATTATAGAAACTGCAAATCTACTCAAAGCCACATATACGGAAGGTGGCACAGAAGACACATTACGAAAGAAAAAAACGGAGATCATCTCAAACTTCCGAAGAAAACTACTCCAAACAAAATGGACCAAGATCAATTCCAAAAAACTTGCAGAAAGAAATTGGAATAACGAAGACTTCATCGGAATGCTTCGATATAATTCTGGGACCGGGTATTTCACGAAAAGATTTTTAGAAGTCGGAAAGGATTTTGGTAAATTTCACGAAGAGATGAGGAAGCTGAAAGAGAAAAGCGCGGAGGAAAGGAAGGCACTGTTGGAATTCCAACAAGAGTAG
- a CDS encoding S1C family serine protease, which produces MNIRLPKIVWVNIGLLVLFLFVLILPGEGGLSSFFRGGKPLGYSDQRAGIQLQNAFRNVYNFSKDSVVSIRTKKTEAITSPYQYFDYRTEKLSSFGSGFLIHEKGYVVTNFHVISDAESIEVIASDGSVFPAKFVGSHERADIALLKIKEGSGLKPVSFGDSDKIEVGDWAIAIGSPFGLERSFSVGVVSAKYREDLDETGQTHIQTDSMINPGSSGGPLLNIYGEVIGINRLIRSDSGRNTGIGFAIPMNYAKKIIQLIEENKGRIIRPATLGVMATVPLPDHRKTLGIPADWKGVLVYDMDSGSSAESSGLKRYDFIMEANGVQVKNINDLREQVGIVGLGGRLKLRIYREKALEELTVRLIQK; this is translated from the coding sequence ATGAATATTCGTCTTCCTAAAATCGTTTGGGTCAATATCGGACTTTTGGTTTTATTCCTATTCGTCCTCATTCTCCCGGGAGAAGGAGGTTTGTCCTCTTTTTTCCGAGGCGGCAAACCTTTAGGTTATTCCGACCAAAGAGCAGGGATACAATTACAGAACGCTTTCCGCAATGTTTATAATTTTTCAAAAGATTCTGTGGTTTCTATCCGAACCAAAAAAACGGAAGCGATCACAAGTCCTTACCAATATTTCGATTACCGCACCGAAAAACTTTCCTCTTTTGGGAGCGGATTTCTGATCCACGAAAAAGGATATGTTGTCACAAATTTTCACGTTATTTCCGACGCGGAAAGTATAGAAGTAATCGCTTCCGACGGTAGCGTTTTCCCTGCTAAATTTGTGGGAAGCCATGAAAGAGCGGATATTGCTCTTCTGAAAATCAAAGAAGGTAGCGGACTTAAACCTGTCTCTTTCGGAGATTCTGATAAGATAGAAGTGGGGGACTGGGCGATCGCAATCGGTTCTCCTTTCGGCCTGGAAAGATCTTTTTCAGTGGGTGTGGTTTCTGCGAAATATAGGGAAGATCTGGATGAGACTGGCCAAACCCATATCCAAACGGACAGTATGATCAACCCTGGTTCCAGCGGTGGGCCTCTCTTGAATATTTATGGAGAAGTCATCGGGATCAATCGTTTGATCCGAAGCGACTCAGGTAGGAACACCGGCATCGGTTTTGCCATCCCGATGAACTATGCCAAGAAAATTATCCAGCTCATCGAAGAGAACAAGGGCAGAATTATCCGACCTGCTACTTTGGGAGTGATGGCGACTGTCCCACTTCCGGATCATAGAAAGACTCTCGGGATTCCTGCGGATTGGAAGGGAGTCTTGGTGTATGATATGGACTCAGGTTCTTCTGCGGAAAGTTCCGGTTTGAAACGATACGATTTCATTATGGAAGCAAACGGAGTCCAAGTTAAAAATATTAATGATCTGAGGGAACAGGTCGGAATAGTAGGATTAGGCGGCAGGTTAAAACTTAGGATCTACAGGGAAAAAGCCCTAGAAGAACTGACCGTTAGATTGATTCAGAAATAA
- a CDS encoding PD40 domain-containing protein: protein MKRVPFFFLFLFCNCLVFIPAQRVRPIEFDYGPISKNYFNPENDKPFPLTVQRGNNLYNSTTKDGRYLFYTTGQKGNYDIWFRDLKSSIVVPITEHPSSEYKPAISPDGKKLAFVSEQYDTAGDIVLLEIEPEVWAKKILEGKRFLSDDFEFITNPEYSDITRSDKFSDSDPVWGKDNRVLLFSSDRLTPGTPNLILWDTEKKEKPVLLTQSGAVNPYWSQDGNTIVYLSYVDSREGEIYSLDLATRKTKRLTNDPYLDFSPSLSPDGRYLFYTSIRSDSDGNRKLDERDNSLIIRLDLSDMKERRLTSGNFSLFDTKYSSFNGGSILFTASYYGTLNIYFLPLSGSIPKASNISAQFELAKEYGKKQSLDDYLLALDSLELYYKEDLLYPIFRAKVLNEKYSLYKKSGKTLEIKKEMSASRLDPKWGFSYVFYLESENKGISEIREYYSNIRNHADAQVAAAVLEEIGNLEERAGKLEASLNSKQELVTRFPGYYNIHEILRNIGALQLKEAKKKDWTIPSTLLQAANESESKTIELRNLYDLFEEQILAGKSDSEKISLSEKIESSNKIKERSPVLYRFLMYIKAAGVSGQGAFAESNSLLEPLLKEITPKDPLFLKIHLLRSSNFKGLGSVRYSLESLRTFLENYDHDSGVEISDKEMERFFIYFENLARNYENRSDFFQASLHYFYNTENMFLAKSKSLFQDTVYKDYAIYYQKLMVDTSFKLARSVSEKNASGILGNLNPLEFDPLDKKEGLVYIDQYFEKEKILPRARAFLDLATLYGYAYYLINRSVIRETFYYNSGTMDRIKKEAALRDYKQAEYELRWIIFAEPTYHDAYQLLGWLYQYVDIMKSRKPSDKEPADEDKYKDEYSKYFPEKNFEENIELYSQILELLGENFQNKKALSDLRLNLGNNYFLLKNYPKADEQYSLVESYSNYIISKAQFEDYRQKAVFLFNSARASMYMSKYGDAVRKLKSASDIYSKNEFLQLYSGTDYAKNLQSYREKLTLLRTLTGLSHMELGEYAQALPYLTEALELNEPSRLVDPINIRNALAISYQKLGYISKSEENLKQAEKEASSRTTLWLPKKVSPKFWESVWDSMWDFVFETVLPDSVRISGSGRFPEAIPPVFQPLLSSGIRVNNLVLEQNYRLAAEETNKRLEYVSKKGLKKTLAGQLVQSQSYADLGFFQYKRNEFEKAKAAFLEENEFLKGSANLSGRSTGSFKRYLYSLFASIESSDKKDKNSYSEELNDALEELNSFKRESMENCLPSWSEDLLEGNSVCSEAFYKQYYDFDILKATVLYYSGEENLKKGEWLEGFEKLGLSSSLLETPSGLPKEIVGLSKDPFSRKERVFHFLSRASVFYRLGDLEKADECLKAAEEMANVFYFGAELIQTWVLQARLDLISKKPDNAKLKLSKAEELLKKQFHLISDNKSFLLRDLYETKIRAELDSGNTNTAFNDWVRLQRLLNFRNFQKGNWEFRESRVEYVKFESDWKNYRNTYFKYQNSLEIRGDVRKEELALAQAATQVSKSLEVLRSKLPKKAAFLDPFGAVPEETLKQNETEIRLLGSRGSVVAKIRNSSSVKFLSFENESKVENWIKSNFENSGHNLVLDPGNTSIGEKLHSQIPGISFKLSSSILNREERTPKVTSSFIPIAGWNYRKVDSDSWTDILEDTDILVSPFPDVKGDSAFGERKKDSLELREIFSREHRLGAVIFTYSEKPSWQEILKVYTGLSGSGVSQMYLCPGETCVKGSLEEIFTGKVSNSAIRFGRTLERSGNRNQDAERLFAKSRKDERISNSSEVFSDLHKARSYAEPNSNLALKIESDLVRAYQRLKPDFSLDKIFSLRYENRDVNSQKDLGLNLCLSRLLETEYKDCGDIPLPEAKSEILNGIFALKEGKFPGNSLSSNISADRYDPFLFRLRLSNLALEAYYPDLATSQLGLAKQFISSASDLETWKKMEARIRKDKALLGEEEDWSENSNEIELDPQERSYPTHLAFLGNRKRLGHRISPLSLYSEIHSSSKALFQTLDAESRSSVLDLLRYSLPEETGKEMEEFLNSFADLESFKKNFPRQARIMLEFAKVYLSRGDFDKAKYWVSRSKGISDEFYSSELEFINSKISYLEGKRPNKISESGFSEYLTEYENASSKKSSEFVELANRFVKHRKKKKFSPAERRELNDFITYLQTLSFQQNDSETFFDLGLIKDKISAIRSTLFGRSIFYSDLPNFNKVSFVLEEKIPENQEFLALMDLGLKTFYIKFTKGKSKGDLAFKDNRKIRASIYKYNEEADKGGAEVLLREALETEIRQNIRPSKNKTTYLYLSSYHFLAPILPKAEEEIYYVADPETLLKNPVHKEKEEFWDGFGIITKDDPNSPEWYSQLVHLENLELSPKGNPGITPFHVIRVPLVEDREKGILFGNRSVSEVEPGYLQGVWILASSFLEGFGNASLNLRDSLYYLGKFWKGPGIVNLGFQTDTHNSRFLKEISSRKEDSKTSLRNRFLKTMDTMREVYPIDKYWNGYRLFTTSFISKD from the coding sequence ATGAAACGCGTCCCATTCTTTTTCTTATTTCTATTCTGTAATTGTCTCGTTTTTATCCCTGCACAAAGGGTAAGGCCTATCGAGTTCGATTATGGCCCAATCTCCAAAAACTATTTTAATCCTGAAAATGATAAACCTTTTCCTTTGACTGTTCAAAGAGGGAACAACCTCTATAATTCCACCACCAAGGATGGAAGATATTTATTTTATACAACGGGACAAAAAGGAAATTACGATATCTGGTTCAGGGATCTCAAAAGTTCCATTGTAGTTCCTATCACGGAACATCCTTCCTCCGAATACAAACCCGCGATCAGTCCTGACGGTAAAAAATTGGCATTCGTATCCGAGCAGTACGACACAGCGGGGGATATAGTTCTTTTAGAAATAGAACCTGAAGTCTGGGCAAAAAAGATCTTAGAAGGAAAAAGATTCTTAAGCGATGATTTTGAGTTCATTACGAATCCAGAATATTCCGATATCACCAGGTCGGATAAATTTTCGGACTCGGATCCTGTTTGGGGAAAGGACAATAGAGTATTATTGTTTTCATCGGATCGTCTGACTCCAGGAACTCCGAATCTGATCTTATGGGATACGGAAAAAAAGGAAAAACCGGTATTACTCACACAGTCCGGAGCGGTAAATCCATATTGGTCTCAAGATGGGAATACGATTGTATATCTCTCATATGTCGATTCCAGAGAAGGGGAAATTTATTCTTTGGATTTGGCGACGAGAAAGACCAAAAGACTGACTAACGATCCTTATTTGGATTTTTCTCCCAGTTTATCTCCTGACGGAAGATATTTGTTTTATACATCTATTCGTTCCGATTCGGACGGGAACCGGAAATTGGACGAGAGGGACAATAGCCTGATCATCCGATTAGACCTTTCCGACATGAAGGAAAGAAGATTAACTTCCGGAAATTTTTCATTATTCGATACTAAGTATTCTTCCTTTAACGGAGGAAGTATTCTATTTACCGCATCATATTATGGAACTTTAAATATCTATTTTCTTCCTTTGAGCGGGTCTATTCCTAAGGCTTCCAATATTTCCGCACAATTCGAGTTGGCCAAAGAATATGGTAAAAAACAATCCTTAGACGACTATCTATTAGCTTTAGATTCGTTGGAATTATATTACAAGGAAGACCTTCTCTATCCGATTTTTAGGGCCAAGGTTTTGAACGAAAAATATTCACTATATAAAAAGTCCGGAAAAACTTTAGAGATCAAAAAGGAAATGAGTGCGTCTCGTTTGGATCCTAAATGGGGATTTTCGTATGTATTCTACTTAGAATCGGAAAACAAGGGAATCTCGGAGATTAGAGAATATTATTCTAATATTCGAAATCATGCGGATGCGCAGGTGGCTGCTGCCGTATTAGAAGAGATTGGAAATCTGGAAGAAAGAGCCGGTAAATTAGAAGCTTCACTGAACTCAAAACAAGAGTTAGTAACTCGATTTCCCGGATATTATAATATCCACGAAATTTTAAGAAATATAGGTGCTCTTCAGCTAAAGGAAGCGAAGAAGAAGGATTGGACCATTCCATCTACACTTCTGCAAGCAGCAAATGAATCCGAATCCAAAACGATCGAACTTCGGAATTTATACGATCTTTTTGAAGAACAGATCTTGGCGGGAAAATCAGACTCCGAAAAAATTTCTCTCTCTGAAAAAATAGAATCTTCTAATAAGATCAAAGAACGTTCTCCCGTATTATATAGATTTTTAATGTATATTAAGGCTGCTGGGGTTTCCGGACAGGGAGCATTTGCAGAAAGTAATTCTCTACTGGAACCTTTGTTAAAGGAGATCACTCCAAAGGACCCGCTCTTTCTAAAAATCCATTTATTAAGATCCTCCAATTTCAAAGGTCTTGGGAGCGTTCGTTATTCATTAGAGTCCCTCCGCACATTCCTAGAAAATTACGATCATGATTCCGGAGTAGAGATCTCTGATAAGGAGATGGAAAGGTTCTTTATATATTTTGAGAATCTGGCTAGAAACTATGAGAATAGATCAGACTTCTTCCAGGCTTCTCTTCATTATTTTTATAATACTGAGAATATGTTCCTGGCGAAAAGTAAAAGTCTCTTTCAGGACACTGTTTATAAGGACTACGCCATCTATTACCAAAAATTGATGGTGGATACTTCTTTCAAATTAGCCAGATCAGTGAGCGAGAAAAATGCCTCGGGTATTTTAGGAAATTTGAATCCTCTCGAATTTGATCCATTGGATAAAAAAGAAGGACTCGTCTATATAGATCAATATTTCGAGAAGGAAAAGATTTTACCCCGTGCTCGGGCCTTCTTGGACCTTGCCACATTATACGGATACGCATATTATCTAATCAATCGTTCCGTGATCCGTGAAACGTTTTACTATAATTCCGGGACAATGGATCGGATCAAAAAAGAGGCCGCTCTTAGAGATTATAAACAGGCAGAGTATGAGCTCAGATGGATCATATTCGCTGAGCCAACATATCATGATGCCTACCAACTTTTAGGTTGGTTGTACCAATATGTAGATATTATGAAGTCCAGAAAGCCTAGCGATAAGGAACCGGCCGACGAAGACAAATACAAGGACGAATATTCCAAATACTTCCCAGAGAAGAACTTTGAGGAAAATATAGAACTATACAGTCAGATCTTGGAGTTACTTGGAGAAAATTTCCAAAATAAAAAAGCACTCTCCGATCTGAGATTGAATTTAGGTAATAATTATTTCTTACTCAAAAATTATCCCAAAGCAGATGAGCAATATTCTCTAGTAGAATCTTATTCAAATTATATAATATCTAAGGCGCAATTTGAGGATTATAGACAGAAGGCGGTCTTCTTATTCAATTCTGCACGTGCTTCCATGTACATGTCCAAGTACGGGGACGCAGTTCGAAAATTAAAAAGCGCATCGGATATATATTCTAAAAACGAATTCTTACAATTATACTCCGGAACGGACTACGCTAAAAACCTACAAAGTTATAGGGAAAAATTAACATTACTTAGGACTTTGACAGGCTTGTCCCATATGGAATTGGGAGAATATGCACAGGCTCTTCCTTATCTAACTGAGGCGCTGGAGCTAAACGAGCCGTCTCGACTAGTGGATCCGATCAATATTCGAAATGCATTAGCAATTTCTTATCAAAAATTAGGTTATATTTCTAAGTCGGAAGAAAATTTAAAACAAGCGGAGAAAGAAGCTTCTTCGCGTACGACTCTCTGGCTACCTAAGAAGGTGAGTCCTAAATTTTGGGAATCTGTCTGGGACTCCATGTGGGATTTTGTTTTTGAGACAGTTCTTCCGGATTCGGTTCGTATTTCCGGATCTGGTAGATTTCCGGAAGCTATTCCTCCCGTATTTCAGCCATTATTATCTTCCGGAATACGAGTAAATAATCTTGTATTAGAACAGAATTATCGTCTGGCCGCGGAAGAAACAAACAAACGTTTGGAATATGTAAGTAAAAAAGGTTTGAAGAAGACCTTAGCAGGACAGTTGGTTCAGTCCCAGTCATACGCTGATCTTGGCTTTTTTCAGTATAAAAGAAACGAATTCGAAAAAGCTAAAGCGGCTTTTTTAGAAGAAAATGAATTTCTAAAAGGATCCGCAAACCTCTCCGGAAGATCCACTGGCAGTTTTAAACGGTATTTATATTCATTATTCGCCTCTATAGAATCCTCCGACAAAAAGGACAAAAATAGTTACTCGGAAGAATTAAACGACGCCTTGGAAGAATTAAATAGCTTCAAAAGGGAATCCATGGAAAACTGTCTTCCTTCCTGGTCAGAAGATCTGTTAGAAGGAAATTCAGTATGTTCTGAAGCATTTTATAAACAATATTATGATTTCGATATATTGAAAGCGACAGTTCTCTATTATTCAGGAGAGGAGAATCTAAAAAAGGGAGAATGGTTAGAAGGTTTTGAAAAATTGGGGCTTTCTTCTTCCTTACTCGAAACACCCTCAGGATTGCCCAAGGAAATAGTAGGACTCTCTAAGGACCCATTTTCGAGAAAGGAAAGGGTGTTTCATTTTTTAAGTCGGGCAAGTGTATTTTACAGATTAGGGGATTTGGAAAAGGCAGACGAATGTTTGAAAGCCGCGGAGGAAATGGCCAATGTTTTCTATTTTGGAGCCGAACTCATCCAAACTTGGGTCCTGCAGGCAAGGCTGGATCTGATCTCTAAAAAGCCTGATAACGCAAAGCTCAAATTATCTAAGGCGGAAGAGCTTCTTAAAAAACAATTCCATCTTATCTCGGATAACAAAAGTTTTTTACTGAGAGACTTATATGAAACAAAGATCAGGGCAGAGCTGGATTCAGGAAATACAAATACTGCATTTAACGATTGGGTTAGGCTCCAGAGATTATTAAATTTCCGTAATTTTCAAAAAGGGAATTGGGAATTTAGAGAATCGAGAGTAGAATACGTAAAATTTGAATCCGATTGGAAAAACTACAGAAACACCTATTTTAAATATCAGAACTCTTTGGAAATTAGAGGAGATGTCAGGAAAGAAGAACTTGCACTTGCCCAGGCCGCTACTCAAGTCTCCAAATCTTTAGAAGTCTTAAGATCTAAACTTCCTAAGAAAGCAGCTTTTTTGGACCCATTCGGAGCAGTTCCAGAAGAAACTCTAAAACAAAACGAGACTGAAATTCGTTTATTAGGATCCAGAGGTTCCGTAGTTGCTAAGATCCGAAATTCTTCTTCTGTAAAATTTCTGAGCTTTGAGAATGAATCCAAAGTAGAAAATTGGATCAAATCCAATTTTGAAAATTCAGGCCATAACCTTGTTTTGGATCCGGGGAATACATCTATTGGGGAAAAGTTGCACTCTCAGATTCCAGGGATAAGTTTTAAACTTTCTTCTTCTATTTTAAATAGAGAAGAACGGACTCCGAAAGTGACCTCTTCTTTTATACCTATTGCAGGTTGGAATTATAGAAAGGTGGATTCTGATTCTTGGACAGATATATTAGAAGATACTGATATACTCGTTAGTCCTTTTCCGGATGTAAAAGGGGATTCCGCCTTTGGGGAAAGAAAGAAGGATTCTCTCGAACTCAGGGAAATTTTTTCCAGAGAACATAGATTAGGTGCCGTAATATTTACATATTCGGAAAAGCCGAGCTGGCAAGAAATCTTAAAGGTGTACACGGGACTTTCCGGTTCAGGGGTAAGTCAGATGTACCTGTGTCCTGGAGAAACTTGTGTAAAAGGATCTCTGGAAGAGATTTTTACAGGAAAAGTATCTAATTCAGCAATCCGTTTCGGCAGAACTTTGGAAAGATCCGGAAATAGAAACCAAGATGCAGAAAGGCTTTTTGCGAAGTCAAGAAAAGACGAAAGAATTTCAAATTCTTCGGAAGTGTTTTCCGATCTGCATAAGGCCCGTTCTTATGCGGAACCGAATTCTAATTTGGCTCTTAAAATTGAATCAGACTTGGTCCGAGCATATCAAAGATTAAAACCCGATTTTTCCTTAGATAAAATTTTCTCTTTACGTTATGAAAATCGAGATGTGAATTCTCAAAAGGATTTAGGACTGAACCTATGTTTGTCCAGACTATTGGAGACGGAGTATAAGGATTGTGGCGACATTCCATTACCGGAAGCTAAGAGTGAAATTTTAAACGGTATATTTGCGTTAAAAGAAGGAAAATTCCCGGGCAATTCTCTAAGTTCAAATATTTCCGCGGATAGATACGACCCATTCTTATTTAGATTAAGACTTTCTAATCTAGCCTTGGAGGCTTATTATCCGGATCTAGCTACTTCTCAACTTGGACTTGCAAAACAATTTATATCTTCTGCATCGGATCTAGAAACTTGGAAGAAGATGGAGGCTCGGATCCGAAAAGATAAAGCTCTTTTGGGAGAAGAGGAAGATTGGTCTGAAAATTCCAATGAAATTGAATTGGATCCTCAAGAGAGAAGTTATCCGACACATTTGGCCTTTTTAGGAAATCGCAAGAGACTGGGGCATAGGATCTCTCCTCTTTCTTTGTATTCGGAGATCCATAGTTCTTCTAAAGCCCTATTTCAAACATTAGATGCAGAGTCCAGATCTTCAGTATTAGATTTGCTACGTTATTCTTTACCTGAAGAAACCGGAAAAGAAATGGAAGAATTTTTGAACTCTTTTGCGGATCTGGAAAGTTTTAAGAAAAATTTTCCGAGACAAGCAAGGATCATGCTGGAATTCGCAAAAGTGTATCTTTCTCGAGGAGATTTTGATAAGGCAAAGTATTGGGTTTCCAGATCAAAAGGGATTTCGGATGAGTTCTATTCTTCCGAGCTTGAATTTATAAATTCAAAAATTTCCTATTTAGAAGGCAAAAGGCCCAATAAAATATCAGAGTCCGGTTTTTCAGAATATCTTACCGAATACGAAAATGCTTCTTCTAAAAAATCATCTGAATTTGTGGAATTAGCGAATCGTTTTGTTAAACATAGGAAAAAGAAAAAATTTAGTCCTGCGGAGAGGAGGGAACTTAACGATTTTATAACATACTTGCAGACTCTTTCTTTTCAGCAGAACGATTCTGAGACATTCTTCGATTTGGGATTGATCAAGGACAAAATTTCGGCAATTCGCTCCACTTTGTTTGGGCGTTCTATTTTTTATTCCGATCTTCCTAATTTTAATAAGGTATCCTTTGTTTTGGAAGAGAAGATCCCTGAAAACCAAGAGTTTTTGGCTTTGATGGATCTGGGATTAAAAACGTTTTATATTAAATTTACAAAGGGTAAGTCGAAGGGTGATCTTGCGTTCAAGGATAACCGAAAAATAAGAGCTTCTATTTATAAATACAATGAAGAGGCAGATAAAGGTGGGGCAGAAGTTTTATTGAGAGAGGCATTGGAGACTGAGATCCGTCAGAATATCCGTCCTTCTAAAAATAAAACCACGTATCTGTATCTTTCTTCTTATCATTTTCTGGCTCCTATTTTGCCCAAGGCTGAAGAAGAGATCTATTATGTTGCGGATCCTGAGACATTACTTAAAAATCCAGTACATAAAGAGAAGGAAGAATTCTGGGATGGGTTCGGTATTATCACTAAAGATGATCCGAATTCTCCGGAATGGTATTCTCAACTGGTCCATCTGGAGAACTTAGAACTTTCTCCTAAAGGAAATCCTGGCATCACTCCTTTTCATGTGATTCGCGTTCCTTTGGTGGAAGATAGAGAAAAAGGGATCTTGTTCGGAAATAGATCTGTTTCGGAAGTGGAGCCTGGCTATTTGCAAGGTGTTTGGATATTGGCTTCCTCTTTCTTAGAAGGTTTTGGAAATGCTTCTTTGAATTTAAGAGATTCCTTATATTATTTAGGAAAATTCTGGAAGGGGCCCGGGATAGTAAACCTTGGATTTCAAACGGACACTCATAATTCAAGATTTCTGAAAGAAATCTCTTCCAGAAAAGAGGACTCTAAAACTTCTCTTCGGAATCGTTTTTTGAAAACTATGGATACGATGAGAGAAGTGTATCCTATAGATAAATATTGGAACGGATATCGATTGTTTACGACTTCGTTTATTTCGAAGGATTAA